CCGCGCCCAGCTCCAGCACCTCGTGTGCGCCCGCCCGCCGGAAGACCTCGGCGGCGTGCACCGCGGGAGCGGACGGCTCGTCGCCGTACATGCCCGGATGACCGGCGTAGGTGCGCTGCCAGTGCTGCCGCTGCTCCCGAGCCAGTGCCTCGTCCTGCTCCCGCTCGCCCATCGGTACTCCTCCGTTTCGCGAAGCCCCGACGGGGCCGAGGGCAGCCTAAGGTCCACGCGCCGGGTTACCGGGGAACCCGGCGGCCCGATCTCCAGCCTCTGCGCTCTTCCCTTCGACCGCACTCCATACGGCACACTCGGCGCATGGAGACAGCCGAGTTCGTACGGATACTCGACCGGGAAGGCCAGTCGCTGGCCTCGGCCGCCGAGGATGCCGGCACCGACGTGAAAGTACCGACCTGCCCGGACTGGCAGGTGCGGGACCTGCTGCGGCACACCGGGATGGTGCATCGCTGGGCGGCGGCCTTCGTCGCCGAGGGGCACACCGCCTACCACCCCGACGGGGGCCTGCCCGACCTCGACGGGGCCGACCTCGTGGCCTGGTTCCGCGAAGGGCACCGGTATCTCGTCGACACCCTCTCCACCGCCGCTCCCGACGTGGAGTGCTGGCATTTCCTGCCCGCGCCGTCGCCACTCGCGTTCTGGACGCGCAGGCAGGCGCACGAGACCACCGTGCACCGTTTCGACGCCGAACTGGCCCGCGGCGGAACGCCGTCCGAGATCGCCCCCGCCTTCGCGGTGGACGGCATCGACGAACTGCTGCTCGCGTTCCACGCCCGCCCCAAGAGCAGGGTGCGCACCGATGAGCCCCGGGTGCTGCGGGTGCGGGCGACGGACACGGACGACGCGGTGTGGACCGTACGACTGTCTCCGGAGCCGCCCGCGGCCACACGCGACGACGCCTCGGCCGCGATCGCCGCCGACTGCGAGATCAGTGGTCCGGCGGCCCGGATCTATCTGTCGCTCTGGAACCGGCTGCCGTTCCCCGCCGTCAAGGGCGACGCCTCGCTCGCCGCGCTGTGGCGGGAGAAGTCCGCCGTCACATGAAGTTGAGCCGCCGTCACGTGGCCCTGGGGCCGGCGAGCATCCGCGTCAGCACCTCGCGCTGCACCGGCAGCACCTCGCCGTGCAGCGAGCGCCCCTTCGGGGTGAGGGCCACCTTGACGCCTCGCCGGTCCTCCGGGCACATGCCGCGCTCGACGAGGCCGTCCTTCTCGAGCCGGGCGACGAGCCGGGACAGTGCGCTCTGGGTGAGGTGGACGCGCTCGGAGATCTCCTGGACGCGGTAGGAACAGGTGCCGTCCACCGCGCGCGCCTCGGCCAGGACGTCGAGTACCTGGAAGTCGCTTGCGCACAGGCCGTGTTGGTGGAGAGCGCGGTCGAGTTCGCACTGTGTGCGCGCATGGAGTGCGAGCATGTCGCGCCACTGTTCCACGAGCGTCTGTTCGGGCTTCTTCGCCGCCATAGCGCGGCACCGTAGCAGAGAAGCGGCTTTGTTGCATCAGAATTAAATGCGCTCGCATCTGATGCATGCGCATGTATTGTCTGCAGCATGACCTCTCCGCTCACCACCCCCACGTCCGACGGACGCTGGACGCCCCGGCTGTGGGGCACCCTGCTGGTGCTCTGCGCCGCGATGTTCCTGGACGCGCTGGACGTGTCGATGGTCGGCGTCGCCCTGCCGTCCATAGGCGCCGATCTCGGTCTGTCCACCTCGACGCTGCAGTGGATCGTCAGCGGCTACATCCTGGGATACGGCGGCCTGCTGCTGCTCGGCGGACGGACCGCCGACCTGCTGGGCCGGCGCCAGGTCTTCCTGGTGGCCCTGGGTGTCTTCGCGCTCGCCTCGCTGCTCGGCGGGCTCGTAGACTCGGGCCCGCTGCTGATCGCCAGCCGCTTCATCAAGGGCCTGAGCGCGGCGTTCACGGCGCCCGCCGGCCTGTCGATCATCACCACGACCTTCCCCGAGGGCCCGCTGCGCAACCGGGCCCTGTCCATCTACACCACCTGCGCGGCCACCGGCTTCTCGATGGGCCTGGTGCTGTCCGGTCTGCTCACCGAGGCCAGTTGGCGCCTGACCATGCTGCTGCCCGCGCCCATCGCCCTGATCGCCCTGATCGCGGGCCTGAAGCTGCTGCCGCGCAGCGCCCGCGAGAAGGACCACAACGGCTACGACATTCCCGGTGCGGTCCTCGGCACCGCCTCGATGCTGCTGCTGGTCTTCACCGTCGTACAGGCCCCGGAGGTCGGCTGGGCCTCGGCCCGCACGCTGCTGTCCTTCCTCGCCGTCGCCGTACTGCTCACGGTGTTCGTCCTGGTCGAGCGGCGCTCGCCGGGCCCGCTGATCCGGCTCGGCGTGCTGCGCTCCGGCATCCAGATCCGCGCCCAGCTCGGCGCGATGTTCTTCTTCGGGTCGTACATCGGCTTCCAGTTCCTGGTCACCCTGTACATGCAGTCGCTGCTCGGCTGGTCGGCGCTGCACACAGCGCTCGCCTTCCTGCCCGCGGGCGCGCTGGTGGCGCTGTCCGCGACGAAGATGGGCTCGATCGTCGACCGGTTCGGCACCCAGCGGCTCCTCCCGGCGGGCTTCGGGCTGATGGTCATCGGGTACGCCCTGTTCCTGCAGGTCGACCTCGACCCCGTGTACGCCGCCGCGATCCTGCCGTCGATGCTGCTCATCGGCGCGGCCTGCGCGCTGGTCTTCCCGTCGCTCAACATCCAGGCCACCAACGGCGTCGACGACCACGAGCAGGGCATGGTCTCCGGGCTGCTCAACACCTCGGTCCAGGTGGGCGGCGCGATCTTCCTGGCCATCGTGACGGCGGTGGTCACCGCGGGCGCGCCCGACGACGCCACCCCGCAGGCCGTCCTCGACAGCTACCGGCCCGGGTTGGTCGTCGTGACGGGCATCGCCGTCGCCGGGCTGCTGATCACCCTCACCGGGCTGCGCCCCGCCCGTCGTCCGCGGCAGTCCGTCGTCGTCGCCAAGTCCACGGTGCAGGAACCGGAGCGCGTGTCCGTGCGCGACTAAGCGCTGTGCCGCGATGGGCCGTCGATCGTCTGCGGCGCCATCGTGGCTGGTCGCGCAGTTCCCCGCGAACCGCAGCCGACTTCACCGACCTGCCCCCTGTGTGCGCCCGGCGGAGCCTGCTTGCTCCGCCGGGCGCACGCCTGTGACACTGCACGGATGAGCGAATACGGGGGACGGCGCAGTCAGGCGCAGCGGGACGCGATCACCGTCGAGATCGGATACGCGCTGTTCAGTGCGGCGTTCGTGGCGGCCGTCGTCTTCGGGGCCGTCGCCGGTCCGGCGCTGCTCTTCGAACTGCCCGACACCATGGAGACGTTGCTGCTGCGCACCGGGCTCGTGCTCGCGCCGGTACTCTTCGTCGCCCGCGTCGTCAGCGTGCTGCTCCGCTTCCGGCAGCCGCCTCAGCCCAGCCAGCCCGGCC
This genomic window from Streptomyces sp. DG2A-72 contains:
- a CDS encoding MarR family winged helix-turn-helix transcriptional regulator, which codes for MAAKKPEQTLVEQWRDMLALHARTQCELDRALHQHGLCASDFQVLDVLAEARAVDGTCSYRVQEISERVHLTQSALSRLVARLEKDGLVERGMCPEDRRGVKVALTPKGRSLHGEVLPVQREVLTRMLAGPRAT
- a CDS encoding MFS transporter; its protein translation is MTSPLTTPTSDGRWTPRLWGTLLVLCAAMFLDALDVSMVGVALPSIGADLGLSTSTLQWIVSGYILGYGGLLLLGGRTADLLGRRQVFLVALGVFALASLLGGLVDSGPLLIASRFIKGLSAAFTAPAGLSIITTTFPEGPLRNRALSIYTTCAATGFSMGLVLSGLLTEASWRLTMLLPAPIALIALIAGLKLLPRSAREKDHNGYDIPGAVLGTASMLLLVFTVVQAPEVGWASARTLLSFLAVAVLLTVFVLVERRSPGPLIRLGVLRSGIQIRAQLGAMFFFGSYIGFQFLVTLYMQSLLGWSALHTALAFLPAGALVALSATKMGSIVDRFGTQRLLPAGFGLMVIGYALFLQVDLDPVYAAAILPSMLLIGAACALVFPSLNIQATNGVDDHEQGMVSGLLNTSVQVGGAIFLAIVTAVVTAGAPDDATPQAVLDSYRPGLVVVTGIAVAGLLITLTGLRPARRPRQSVVVAKSTVQEPERVSVRD
- a CDS encoding maleylpyruvate isomerase family mycothiol-dependent enzyme, giving the protein METAEFVRILDREGQSLASAAEDAGTDVKVPTCPDWQVRDLLRHTGMVHRWAAAFVAEGHTAYHPDGGLPDLDGADLVAWFREGHRYLVDTLSTAAPDVECWHFLPAPSPLAFWTRRQAHETTVHRFDAELARGGTPSEIAPAFAVDGIDELLLAFHARPKSRVRTDEPRVLRVRATDTDDAVWTVRLSPEPPAATRDDASAAIAADCEISGPAARIYLSLWNRLPFPAVKGDASLAALWREKSAVT
- a CDS encoding DUF6332 family protein, which translates into the protein MSEYGGRRSQAQRDAITVEIGYALFSAAFVAAVVFGAVAGPALLFELPDTMETLLLRTGLVLAPVLFVARVVSVLLRFRQPPQPSQPGRTSPDS